In the genome of Oncorhynchus nerka isolate Pitt River linkage group LG4, Oner_Uvic_2.0, whole genome shotgun sequence, the window tagaagtggcaGCGGCGGTACCATCAGCAGCAGCAGAAGTGGCAGCGGTGgtactagcagcagcagcagaagtgGCAGCGGCGGTACCATCAGCAGCAGCAGACGTGGCAGCGGCGGTACCATCAGCAGCAGCAGAAGTGGCAGCGGTGGTATcatcagcagcagtagaagtggcaGCGGCGGTACtatcagcagcagtagaagtggcaGCGGCGGTACcatcagcagcagtagaagtggcaGCGGCGGTACcatcagcagcagtagaagtggcagcggcagtactagcagcagcagtagaagtggcaGCGGCGGTACtatcagcagcagtagaagtggcaGCGGCGGTACTATCAGCAGCAGTAGTGGCGGTACcatcagcagcagtagaagtggcgGCGGCGGTACcatcagcagcagtagaagtggcaGCGGCGGTACcatcagcagcagtagaagtggcagcggcagtactagcagcagcagtagaagtggcaGTGGCGGTACcatcagcagcagtagaagtggcagcggcagtactagcagcagcagtagaagtggcaGTGGCGGTACcatcagcagcagtagaagtggcaGCGGCGGTACtatcagcagcagtagaagtggcaGCGGCAGTACTAGCAGCAGCAATAGAAGTGGCAGCAGCGGTACTAGCAGCAAAAGGTCACTACCGTAAAACATCACATAAAAATGTAATGGATATTCAGcatgatatacagtatattaggAGTTCTTACCGGTGTAGTTGTCACTTCTCTCAGCCCCTTTAGGTGGATCTGATGAAAGCAAGTCCTGGATCTAGAACAACGGGGGCCACAGTGAGCCTAACTTCTTTCATGAACAAAACAAAAGCAGTAAACAGCTAGAGAGACAATCATCTTACCCTGCCAAGGCAGAGGGTCTATATCCATACCTCTTCCACCCCCTCAGGTCAATCACAACCAAAACCTCCCACCACCTGAACAGGTTCTTCCCTTGTATAGTGGCCCTTACCAACCGGGCCACAGTGATCTTCTCATTCATGGAGTACAGTTTACTATTCATCCACTGACTATGCATCCTGAgtagcgcagtggtctaaggcactgcatctcagtgctagaggtgtcactacagaccctggttcgatcccgggctgtatcacaaccggttgtgatcgggagtcccataaggcggcgcacaattggcccagggtttggctggggtaaccaatcattgtaaataagaatttgttctcaactgacttgtctagttaaataaaaaggtcaaTAAAAAAATTCAAGCACATTGCTCTTTGCGCTTAGAATTGATCCAATCCAGATTGTACGTACACAATGAACACCAAGCTATCATGCCATTTGCCCTGAACCCGTAAAGTGCTTTATTTACACAGTCAAATTTGAAGAACCttgctaatattgagttgcaccccccgtTTTTCCCCTCAGAAAAGTTtaaatttgtcagggcatggactccacaaggcgtctaaagcattccacagggatgctggctcatgttgactccaatgcttctcatagttgtgtcaagatggctggaagtcttttgggtggtggaccatttttgatacacacaggaaactgttgagcgtgaaaaacccagcagcattgcaattCTAAACACAAatcagtgtgcctggcacctactaccataccccgttcaaaggcacgtaatgtgtcttgcccattcaccctctcaatggcacacatacacaatccatgtctcagttgtctcaaggcttaaaaatccatcttcaacctgtctcctccccttcatctacactgattgaagtgacatcaataagggatcatagctttcacctggtcagtctgacatggaaagagcaggtggtcataatgttttgtacactatgTATACATCTGTATGCGCAACTCATAATGCAGCTTatagtgttgtctgtagatttTAGCCTGATGTTCATTGTGTACATAAAGTGGATTGTGTAAATTCTGTCTGTATATTCTGTTCATTGTCGCAGCACCATTTCACAGAGTCAAATTCCTGTACATGCAAATGTATTTGTCGAATAAAGGTGATTTTGATTCTAACTTACACTGTCAAGGCTCTCCAGGTCGAATTCAGAGCCAGGGAGGGAAGAACTGAAGAACTGAAAGACAAGTAGTGGTAGAAAACATTATCCCATGGGGTTCAGATGAAGCAGATTAACAAAAACAAGACACCGGAAGAATTAGAAAATAGACATGAAACCATAACTAACTCTTGTTGGTTTCATCTAGTCATTGTGCTCACTCACACCAGGTTGACCACCTAGCATCATCCTTCACAAAGCCACCGTCCCTTTAAAAACACACCTAGAATTGCCCAGCAGCGACAAATCTCTAATCTGACCAGTTAGTGTTCCACATAGGAAACGCCCCAGCATACTGTTGTTGGGACAGAATATAGAAGCCCGATGTCGATCTGGTCCCACAAACAGATCCGGGATCAGGCTAAggctgttgtctgtagcttgtgaggtgtggaaacactttgttgcttttatgaattttgtcttgctgctttttgttctatgttgctctgtctgtatgctacgtcttgcttgtcctatgttgctctgtctgtatgctacgtcttgcttgtcctatgttgctctgtctgtatgctatgtcttgcttgtcctatgttgccatgtcttgcttgttctatgttgctattgtctatattgtaattgtttttaataacctgcccagggactgcggttgaaaattagccggctggctaaaaccggcacttttactgaaacgttgattaatgtgcactgtccctgtaaaaataaaaataaactcaacTCAAACTCAAGAAAAAGGCAAAACTTACTTCAAAGAAGGGTGAGGACTCAAAATTGATGGACTGTGCATTCAGGATAGTCTGGAGGTTTTCCAGGCCATTGTCGATGTTGTCCAAATGGTCACTGAGCTCACTCCTACACCAAAAAGAGAAATCAACATGGTTCATATTCATCATTGAACATCTCCCTGACTAAGCACACGCATTAAAGCAAATTAGCTGCTTAAAACGAATGGTAGTTAAATCAACCAACAACTCGTTTCATTTGAGCTGCAGAAGCCATTGGAAAAGCAATGAGTGGGCCACACAATCACTGAGTTGTGAACCTGATGCCCAGAAAGTGGAATGGTTTGCCTATAGTTCACTGGGCCTGTCACATTAAAACCACTCACAGAATGATTGCCGTTTGACCTAAATGGAGGGTCGCCTATGGGGTTGAGTCGTATGTAGTTAGATTAACATTTGGACAAACCATGCTAAAATCAGCCATTTTTTTCAAGCCCATGTGTGTTCAAAACATTGTTAATAAATCAACAATGACACAAGTTGGTGCCAAATACTGAGAAGCACGATCCACGTGTAGACCCAGGGAAAAGGTTGTTACATCCAGGGATATGGTAAACTATTAGAAATGATACAAGCCTCAATATTGATTCAATATATATTTGCTCAATAGATACACAAATCACTTTGTTTATTTATCTTACTACAGACCACACAGGTTTGACAGTTCGTTTTCTGGGCTTGTTGCTGGTGGCAATGCCAGGTACAGCAGCGTCAATCAAACATTCTGGGAGATGACAACAACAGTGTTTGTGGGCCAACTGAAATGCTAACCCTGGGATAGGTCTGAGGTGTAGAGACGAGGAGGGGCAGGGGAAGAGGCGGGAGACCTCTGACTTCTGTGTAGAACTGAAAAGATAAAAGAACAACAGCTGGAAAGAGGAGAGCAGActactacacacaacaccccataggTTGACTAAAGCCCAGGGGTGGGGATTACATAGGCTACGCGGCTTCTCATTGGCTGAAAATTAAAATGTACGGACAGCCTAGGATACATGTACGTACGGACAGCCTAGGATACATGTACGTACGGTCAGCCTAGGATACATGTACGTACGGTCAGCCTAGGATACATGTACGTACGGTCAGCCTAGGATACATGTACGTACGGTCAGCCTAGGATACATGTACGTACGGTCAGCCTAGGATACATGTACGTACGGTCAGCCTAGGATACATGTACGTACGGACAGCCTAGGATACATGTACGTACGGACAGCCTAGGATACATGTACGTACGGACAGCCTAGGATACATGTACGTACGGACAGCCTAGGATACATGTACGTACGGACAGCCTAGGATACATGTACGACGGACAGCCTAGGATACATGTACGTACAGACAGCCTAGGATACATGTACGTACAGACAGCCTAGGATACATGTACGTACAGACAGCCTAGGATACATGTACGTACGGACAGCCTAGGATACATGTACGTACGGACAGCCTAGGATACATGTACGTACGGACAGCCTAGGATACATGTACGTACGGACAGCCTAGGATACATGTACGTACAGACAGCCTAGGATACATGTACGTACAGACAGCCTAGGATACATGTACGTACAGACAGCCTAGGATACATGTATGTACAGACAGTCTAGGATACATGTACGTACAGACAGCCTAGGATACATGTACGTACGGACAGCCTAGGATACATGTACGTACGGACAGCCTAGGATACATGTACGTACGGACAGTCTAGGATACATGTATGTACAGACAGTCTAGGATACATGTATTTTATCCGAGTACGATTCCAATAAAACAAACACTTTCATTTCAGCAGCAACACCGAAACTGTACAAGTCATTGACAGACAACAACCCCCCCCCAAAGAGGTAAAAAGAGAATGAGGATGTTTGAGTGAGAGATGAACAGCATCGCTAATATATCATAAACCCATCTACATAAAGATAGAGTAGATTAAGATATCCAGTATGCATTAGTTTAAACATTGAGCAGTTTATTATGTACCGTTAGTAGCAACAGCCAGGATCCTACAACTAAAAAGCCAAGATGAAATGCAACAAATCAACAGAACTATGACTGAAATGCCAAATAATCCATGTTTGGTTTGAAAGAATTAGCGAAGTCTTTGAAGTGTATACTTAGCAACACTCGGGACAAGCCAGTGGGTTTGTTTATGTAGAGCTTGTTGAACGACGGCGCTTATTAAACTAGCATAAAGTGCTAACAGCTGCCCTATTTATCAGTGGAGGAGCTGCTTTGCGTCGCTAGCACATCCTCCTGATGCAATGTGACGTGATACACACAGAGATGGTGGCGCATGGGGAGAAACCTAGGGCATTAGGCTGGCTGCAGACGTCGACTGGCATGGGACAACAGAATATAAAAGATAAAAGGCTAGTGTGATGCAAGTGGATCGTAAGCGATGGACACACCCCGCGACGACCAACGGTTAAAAGAGCCGGGTGGAGTTCCTATCACTTGCTGTTGCCGCAGTGTGTTGAGCAAAAATAAAAACTTTTTAGGGTAGAGAACTAGGCTCGTTGTGGTAATCTGTTGCTAGGTGTTCGGTAGGAGGGGCTGAGGGACAGACTGGCAGTGGAACCTGGACACGGTGACATAATCTGGGGATTACTCACTTGTCTAGACAGGCAAGGCTGAGACACTTCTGCTCCGTAGGGGTCGTGGGGGCGGGGGCCGCATTAGGCTCGTTGCTCTCCTGCAGGATGGAGTTGATGAAGTTGATGGGGGACAGAGGCGTGTCAACCTGGATCCCTGCCCCCCCGATCACAACCTCAgcaggacacacctcctccaacATGTGACTGGACGGCTCCTCCTTTATGTGGACCAATGGGCTCGTGCTGAAGACAGGAAGAGAAATTGACATTTTTTTAATTAGTGTATATTTGGTATAGGGTCAGGAGTTCCTGAATTTTAACAGTCACTAACCTTTCCTCCATCCACTCATTGGTGACCTCCACATGGCTGGCCTGAGCCAGGTCAGTGACATCTGAGATAATGGGGCCGTTGTTAAGTGACGACTCCGCCGTGAAGAGACCTGTACTGGTGAATGGGGAGCCCGAGGGCTGGGAGTAGGACACACGTTCACAAGAATACTAAAGCTGCCCTGACATCCTAACAAGATCAGTTATGTAACACAGGCTTAAATAACATTACACCTTAGTGGAGCTCCAGCAACCACACCTCTCGGAATGCATTACCTCTGGCTGGTTAAGAGCCTGAAAAAAAAAGTGACTTACAGTAGCTACATTCTCATGTCTGAGATATGAGTTGTTTATCTTTCCTGGGGAGCGTCACACTTCTTGGTAACTTCACTAGCCTACATCAAAACATGCCTTACAAATCCCTCAAATTGTAAAGTACAGCTGTATCAATAGCATAATTTGGCCTAAATATATTACTGTGAATTCAAATCagcctgacccccccccccccccctcctccaaaCTCACAATACAAGAAGAGTGCTTTCTATCTGATATTACTACAGTATTTCAAGAGTGCAGGCCTGTTCCATTTCTACCACCGGAAGGTGCCAATCTAGGCTAGGTTCCAGGAGAAGGTGAACTCACAGAGATAGAGGACGAGGCCTGAAGGTGTTCCAGAGAGTACTGCCTGCTGTACTTGGGCATGGAGTGGGCGGAGCTGCTGTCGTTCAGCATCAGGGGACTGTAGTACCAtagagagaccagacaagagtcagacaaataaaaaaaataaacagaccACTATTTGAGTGAATGAGAGGTTGCTATTCTAAATGACTTGCATTTTTCTCTTCATCCCCAGGACTCTGTTGGACTGCACCAGGGTCACTAGGAACTGGATGAGCTGGGGGAGACATTAGCACAGTAAGCAGTTGAACAGGGTGATATGGACAAAAAAACAATACATTTACTGGATTATCACAATAATGATAAATAGAATGTTAGGTTTATAACATGAATGTGAACTGAGTAGGCTACTTGTGTATATTACTGTAACCATAGTACAACCACCACCTTTGAATATGGTTGTTAAAACCTCTTTAGGCTAgcgggcagtattttgatgtttggataaaaaacgtgcccaaagtaaactgcctatttctcaggcccagaagctagaatatgcatataattggcagattaggatagaa includes:
- the LOC115128717 gene encoding heat shock factor protein 1-like isoform X2, which produces MEFHGGGSGGVVVSGSNVPAFLTKLWTLIEDPDTDPLICWSPNGNSFHVFDQGQFSKDVLPKYFKHNNMTSFVRQLNMYGFRKVVHIEQGGLVKPEKDDMEFQHPYFIRGQEPLLENIKRKVTNVSNVKHEDLKMSSDDVSKILTNVQNIKGKQETIDSQIIAMKHENETLWREVASLRQKHVQQQKVVNKLIQFLVTLVQSNRVLGMKRKIPLMLNDSSSAHSMPKYSRQYSLEHLQASSSISPSGSPFTSTGLFTAESSLNNGPIISDVTDLAQASHVEVTNEWMEESTSPLVHIKEEPSSHMLEEVCPAEVVIGGAGIQVDTPLSPINFINSILQESNEPNAAPAPTTPTEQKCLSLACLDNSTQKSEVSRLFPCPSSSLHLRPIPGSELSDHLDNIDNGLENLQTILNAQSINFESSPFFEFFSSSLPGSEFDLESLDSIQDLLSSDPPKGAERSDNYTGKQLVQYTNQPMLLTDPLTNENGGADLPTLLEGDLYFSQDPEEEPTISLTSDIAAPDKPKLS
- the LOC115128717 gene encoding heat shock factor protein 1-like isoform X1, whose amino-acid sequence is MEFHGGGSGGVVVSGSNVPAFLTKLWTLIEDPDTDPLICWSPNGNSFHVFDQGQFSKDVLPKYFKHNNMTSFVRQLNMYGFRKVVHIEQGGLVKPEKDDMEFQHPYFIRGQEPLLENIKRKVTNVSNVKHEDLKMSSDDVSKILTNVQNIKGKQETIDSQIIAMKHENETLWREVASLRQKHVQQQKVVNKLIQFLVTLVQSNRVLGMKRKIPLMLNDSSSAHSMPKYSRQYSLEHLQASSSISPSGSPFTSTGLFTAESSLNNGPIISDVTDLAQASHVEVTNEWMEESTSPLVHIKEEPSSHMLEEVCPAEVVIGGAGIQVDTPLSPINFINSILQESNEPNAAPAPTTPTEQKCLSLACLDNSTQKSEVSRLFPCPSSSLHLRPIPGSELSDHLDNIDNGLENLQTILNAQSINFESSPFFEFFSSSLPGSEFDLESLDSIQDLLSSDPPKGAERSDNYTAGKQLVQYTNQPMLLTDPLTNENGGADLPTLLEGDLYFSQDPEEEPTISLTSDIAAPDKPKLS
- the LOC115128717 gene encoding heat shock factor protein 1-like isoform X4 translates to MMWVCCSPAACSPSGCMSEPTSLLQSFLHAHTGALGFSSWTSPLDSSLPPRAFSPVPNSENETLWREVASLRQKHVQQQKVVNKLIQFLVTLVQSNRVLGMKRKIPLMLNDSSSAHSMPKYSRQYSLEHLQASSSISPSGSPFTSTGLFTAESSLNNGPIISDVTDLAQASHVEVTNEWMEESTSPLVHIKEEPSSHMLEEVCPAEVVIGGAGIQVDTPLSPINFINSILQESNEPNAAPAPTTPTEQKCLSLACLDNSTQKSEVSRLFPCPSSSLHLRPIPGSELSDHLDNIDNGLENLQTILNAQSINFESSPFFEFFSSSLPGSEFDLESLDSIQDLLSSDPPKGAERSDNYTAGKQLVQYTNQPMLLTDPLTNENGGADLPTLLEGDLYFSQDPEEEPTISLTSDIAAPDKPKLS